TGTTGGTCGACCAGTGCTCCGTCCTGGCTGGCATGTACACCGGATCCCGGTGCAGTCCGTACTCCACCCTCCGGTAGGGAAAACTCCCCAGGATTCCGCGCAGGGACTCCGCCCCGGCGAGTGAGGAGAGCACGCACTCGGACACCGGCGGTGGCGCGGCGAAGACCACCGCGTCGACCGTCGATCTGCCGGCCACGGAATCGACCAATTCGTACCGCTGACCGTCGCGGAGTACGTTTTCGACGGTCACTCCCGTACGGATTTCCGCCGAGCACAGGTCGGCGGCCATCGACCACACCACGCTCTCCAACCCGCCGCGGAGGTTCTCGGTGCTCGGTGCGGCCTCGCTGGAGTCCCCACCGAGGAAGAAGGCCGTGGCCGCTCTGGCGGAGAGCTCGTCCGCTTCGGCCAGCGAACACCCGAACAGGCTGCTCGGCAGGCAGCGCAGGACGTCGCGGGTCCCTTCGTCGGCGATCCCGCTCTCCTCCAGTAGCTCCGCCAGGGGAGTTCGCCAGTCCCGGTCCCGCTCCTCCCACTCCATAGCTACCCGCAGAAACCGCGAGAGGCAGTCCCAGTACCCGCCGAGCACCGGGCTGCGCGACCATCCGGTGTCCGGCGCGTGCGGCCCGACCAGCAGTGGTTCGCTCGGGTCGTTCCGCAGTATCGTTCTCGAACCGGGCACCGCTACCAGGTCCTCGGCGCCGAAACCGAGCACGCGAAGGAGTCGGGCGTGCAACGGGTATTCCTCGTCCGAGACCTCCTGGGTACCGAGATCGAACCAGTGGTGTTGGCCCCGGAGCACCATCCCCCTGGAACGAGCGTTGCCACCGAGCTCTCCGCGTGACTCGAACAGGACCGTTTCGTGAGTGCCGTCCAGTAGCCAGGCGGCGAGGACTCCGGCCATCCCCCCGCCGATGATTCCTACTCGCACCTGAACCCCCTTTTTCGGTCGTAGTGGTGAGGTGGCCGCGATGGGCGGACACCCCTCACGGCTCACCGGTCGGCGGCCGCTCGCCAGAACTGACCGATGCTCTCCTCCAGCAGACGTGCCTGGAAGAGGGCTTCCTCCGGATCGTCGCCGCGGCGCAGGCCGTCCTCGACGGTCTCGGTCGCCATCCGCATCAACGTGTCGGAATGCCCTCCCTCGTAGTACGTGCGGAACTCGGCGGGGACGTCGACACCGGAATCATCGAGCACACCCGCGAGAATGTCGGCGCATCCGGAGAAGTACACGGTCATGTCGGTGTGCAGCGCCAGCGCGCCCGCGGTTTGGCTCCCGTTGAGCGCGATCCAGGACAACGTTCCGTTGAAGGCGTAGGTGGCCAGTTCGCTGGGCCACCTGCGTACGTCGGATTCGTCCATCCCGAGCGAACGCGCGCATTCCATCAGTTTCGGCTGAGCACCGGATACCAGTTCCGTCAGCTTCGCGTAGAGATCGACGTTGGGGCGATGCGGAAACCGCGCGATGAGCGCACCGTAGGCGGTGAGCTCGGCGTGATGCGCCTTTTCCTCCACCGCCACCAGGCGTCGGAGGTGTTCGAACTCCAGGCTCCCCTCGCGCAGTCGGTCGAGCATCGCGTTGCCGACCGGGCGCGCGTCGCGGAGCTCCCGCAACCGATCGACCAGTTCCTGGGCCGTGGTGGACGTCGTTGTCGTCATCGTCTTCCCCTCCGCCGTTTTGTGCCCCTCGGCTGATTCGCGGGACGTTCAGAGGCGCGCCTGGTGCCCGGACAAAATCTCCGGAACGAAGCGGTTCCGCTTCCGGAACTCCGGAACTGCCTCATTCACTGTCACCACTCGCACTGTGCTTTCCGGACCTGACGCCGAACTGACAGGTCACTGACACATGATCCGGATTCGCCCGCACTGCCGTGCTCATCGTGGAGTCAGCGAATTGTCAGCGAGCGGTCAGCTTCACGTGCTGCTATCGGTCGTGATTTCCGGTTTCACATTCGATCGCCTCGCATTTTCTCGTGCCGAGGCGATCCGGCGATATCCGTGAGGTGATCCGTTGCGCTCGGTTGTGTTTCGTCGGCACGGCCCGGCGGAGGAAGTGGTGGAGGTCGTCGAAACCCCGGTTCCCATCCCCGGCCCCGGGCAGGTGCGGGTCAGGCTTCGTGCTCGACCGATCAACCCGTCCGACCTGCTCTACATCGAAGGGCGCTACGGACGTTCGGCCGAGCGGTTCCCCGCGGTTCCCGGATTCGAAGGAGCCGGGACGGTGGAAGCCGTGGGAGAAGGATCATCGCTGCGGTGCGGCACGAAGGTGGCCATGGCCACCGCTGCCGCGGGCACCTGGCAGGACCGCGTGGTCGCCGATGCCGATGAGGTGATGGCGCTACCGGAGGCACTGCCGGAATCGACCGGTTGCCAGGTCTCGATCAATCCGTTCACCGCGTTGTTGCTGTTGCGGACGTGCGATCCGGCCCCCGGCGACTGGATCGTGCAAAGCGCGGCGTCATCGGCCGTCGGGAAGATGCTGTTGTTCCTCGCGCGACGAAGCGGACTCAGGTGCGCGTGTGTGGCCCGAGATCCCCATCGCTGCGAGGAGCTCGCGCGGCTGGGGGCGGATGCCGTGATCGACTCCGCACGGGAACCCGTCGAGGACCGGATTCGCGAGCACACCGACGGCGCGGCCGTCGCGCTGGACGCGGTCGGCGGCGAGATCGGCACCGACCTGCTGCGGAGCCTCCGGGACGGAGGACGATTCATCTCCTACGGGATGCTCTCCGGTAAACCCGTCGAAGCGCAGCCGCATGATCTGGTGTTCCGGGACATCACCCTGGAGGGGTTCTGGCTGCCGCCCGTGTGGGCACGCGTGCCGGTGGCCGAACGGCAGCGACTCGCGGAGCGGGTGCTGGAACTGGTTTCGGAGCCGGGATTCGTGCCAACCGCCTCGGCGGAGTTCGACCTCTCGGACGTGCGTGATGCCATCCACCGCGCACGCAGCCGTCACGCGGGGAAGGTCCTGCTGAACGGCTGAACCGGCACGGCACGACTTCCCGCCGAAAACGCGCCCCGGACTCCGCTGGCGGGCGGAGCCGAACCTCTGCCGTTCCCCCAGGAGCCAGCCTCGGAGGCGTGGCCCGGTGACGGCACGACTTCCCGGCCCGGGGTCGCCGGAATTCAGCGGCCTCCCAACCGGGACGATTCGATCCCGGCCCGCGTCCTGCCACGAACCTCTTCCTCGGTTACGCCGGGAGCGAGCGAGACCAGCTCCAGTCCGTCCGGGGGCACGTCCAGCACCGCCAGGTCGGTGATGATCCGATCGACCACCCCGGAACCGGTCAGCGGCAGCGCGCACTCCTCGACGATCTTCGGTGATCCGTCCTTGGCCACGTGATCGGTGAGCACGACGATCCTCCGGACGCCGATCACGAGGTCCATCGCGCCTCCCATGCCCTTGACCATGGCACCGGGGATCGTCCAGTTCACCAGATCCCCCGTCTCGCTGATCTGCGGCGCCCCCTCAGAACGGCGACGTCCACGTGCCCACCGCGCATCATCCCGAACGAGGACGCCGAGTCGAAGAAACCCGCCCCGGCGGTGACCGTCACGGTCTGCTTGCCCGCGTTGATCAGGTCGGCGTCCTCCTCGCCCTCGTGCGGGAAGGGCCCGAGGCCCAGCATGCCGTTCTCGCTCTGCAGAGTCACCCGGACCTCGTCCGGGATGTGGTTGGAGACCAGCGTCGGGATGCCGATCCCCAGGTTGACGTAGTCGCCGTCGGCGAGCTCGGCGGCGGCGATCTCGGCCATCCGGTCACGGGTCCAGGCCATGCTTACCTCCTGAGGAGATCGGGTCGACTCGGTTTTCTCGGCCACTCGTTCGGCGGAACCTCCCGTCGACTCACGCTGGGTGAGGTCCGACATCGGGTAGCGGCCCGCACGACGTCGGGTCTCGGCCGCCGGGCGCGATGCGGCAGACCCCGCGAGTGGCCGGGCCGCGTGAACGGCCGTTTCGGCGCTGGGCGCGCCGCAGGAAACCGACCGCGTGCCCCGACCGAACGGGCACATCGCCCCGGGAAGCGCCGCTAGTGGCTCGAAGCGGAGGCCTCGCCGCGCACGGTGCGCTTCTCGATGTCCTTGGCACGCGGCGTGGCGTGGACAACGCGGTCCACGTAGATCCCGGGGGGTTACCACCCGCTCCGGGGCGAGATACCCCTCGTCGAGGTTCTCGGCCTCGACCACCGTGATCCTGCCGCAGGTCGCGACGACCGGGGTGAAGTTGCGCGCGCTCGCCCGGTAGGTGAGGTTGCCCACCGGGTCGGCGGTGTGGGCGTGCACCAGAGCCACGTCGGCGACGATCCCCCGCTCCCGGACGTGGGTGAGCCCGTCGGAACTCGGCCAGCGGTTTCCCATCGGCCACCGGGGTGCCCACGCCCGCACGGGTGTAGAACGCGGCGATCGCCGCCCCACCGGCCCGCAGCCGCTCGGTGGGGCGATGCCCACTTCGCCGAAGCGATCCGCGAGCGCGTCGGCCGCACTCGTCGCGACGGCTACGCCGTCAGCCCGGGCCTGGTGGTCGAGGGAAGCTGGGGGATGGCCGCGGCCGTGTTCGACCGCTCCGGCCGACCCGCCTGGGCCCGGACCCTGACCGGCGTCGAGACGCGGTTCCGCGCCGACCGCCAACCGGAGTTGGGGGCGCTGCTGCTGCACGAGGCCCACGTCCTCAGTCGCGCCATGCGCACCCCGGAGTACGGGACGCGGCGCTGATCCGAACACCCCTCACGTGCACCCCGGACCGGGCGCACACCGGGTTGTAAACTGCCTCGTACCCCGAGCGAGGAGAGGAATGTCGTCCGGAAAGACGCACGCGGTCTTCCTCCGTCCGCGCGAGCTGATCGAGGCGATGGAACCAAGGGACGCGGCGGAAGCCGCGAGACCGCTCGCCGCGCACCCGTCCCGCGCTCGGGAGGCGATCGTCGAGCGACTCACGCGGAGGATCAGCACGGGCACGTTCGACGTCGGGATCGGACCGGTGTGTTGAGCAGGGCCGGACCGAAGGGGATCTCGCCTCCGAAGGGCCTTTCGCCGCGGTTGGCGCTGGTGCTGGTGTGCGTCGTCTGCACCCAGACCACCCTCAACCTGGCCCGGCCACTGCTCTCGTACCGCGTGCTCTCCCTCGGCGGCGGTGAGGTCGCCGTCGGGCTGATCACGGCCGCCTACGCACTGCTCTCGCTCGTGGTGGCCCTGCCGCTCGGCCGCTACACCGACCGCAACGGCCGCACCGTCCCGGTGCTGCTGACCGGGACCGTTCTGCTCGTCGCGGCGCCGCTGTGGTTGGCCAGTTCGACCTCCCTGCCGGGCGTGACCCTCGGTTCGGCCGTGTTGGGCCTGGGCCACATCGTGTTCATGATGGGTGGTCAGCGCTTCGTCACCACCGTGTCGGACGACGAGACGCTGGACCGCGACTTCGGGCTGTTCACCGCCGCGGTGTCCGTCGGGCAGATGCTCGGCCCGCTCGGCTCGGGCCTGTTGCTGGGCCAGGCCTCCGGGGAGGCACTGACCGGTGCGACGACCAGGGCGTTCCTCGTCAGTGCGATCACGGCCGCGGTCGGTCTGCTGCCGGTGTTGCT
The nucleotide sequence above comes from Actinopolyspora erythraea. Encoded proteins:
- a CDS encoding zinc-dependent alcohol dehydrogenase family protein; translated protein: MEVVETPVPIPGPGQVRVRLRARPINPSDLLYIEGRYGRSAERFPAVPGFEGAGTVEAVGEGSSLRCGTKVAMATAAAGTWQDRVVADADEVMALPEALPESTGCQVSINPFTALLLLRTCDPAPGDWIVQSAASSAVGKMLLFLARRSGLRCACVARDPHRCEELARLGADAVIDSAREPVEDRIREHTDGAAVALDAVGGEIGTDLLRSLRDGGRFISYGMLSGKPVEAQPHDLVFRDITLEGFWLPPVWARVPVAERQRLAERVLELVSEPGFVPTASAEFDLSDVRDAIHRARSRHAGKVLLNG
- a CDS encoding FAD-dependent oxidoreductase — its product is MRVGIIGGGMAGVLAAWLLDGTHETVLFESRGELGGNARSRGMVLRGQHHWFDLGTQEVSDEEYPLHARLLRVLGFGAEDLVAVPGSRTILRNDPSEPLLVGPHAPDTGWSRSPVLGGYWDCLSRFLRVAMEWEERDRDWRTPLAELLEESGIADEGTRDVLRCLPSSLFGCSLAEADELSARAATAFFLGGDSSEAAPSTENLRGGLESVVWSMAADLCSAEIRTGVTVENVLRDGQRYELVDSVAGRSTVDAVVFAAPPPVSECVLSSLAGAESLRGILGSFPYRRVEYGLHRDPVYMPARTEHWSTNNVSIHDGWGETSTWYGPINGADVFKSQLTHRPSKPRVLLGREEFDQLLPVSEVFTAQRRLAERQGEGSLYFAGHYTAGLDSQETTVRSAVDVARSLAPRSPRLGRLLDEKR